From one Mytilus trossulus isolate FHL-02 chromosome 10, PNRI_Mtr1.1.1.hap1, whole genome shotgun sequence genomic stretch:
- the LOC134686006 gene encoding uncharacterized protein LOC134686006: protein MEALQTRNIENLTLTLKKHINTGMLDVRGCTLLPDGGMVFSSFGGSRVIVMTYDDKTSDMLKHFKIDKFGSTCDVISIGNDSIAVTSGDSYEINIIDIKNNKLKETIKLKSFNYGVAYKDGQLIYSAREKGLQAISLSDKSITDITNIRLPGFAYVTIFNDKLFFTNTSNHSVTCCDFHGNLLWMFYDESILTSPLGISADNDGNVFVVGFGTNNVVAISPDGQRYRQLLSRDDGLMNPTVLHYDTSTNKLLVANFREEAFVFQVQ, encoded by the coding sequence ATGGAAGCTCTCCAAACCAGGAATATTGAGAACCTGACTCTCACATTAAAGAAACATATCAATACAGGGATGTTGGATGTCCGGGGTTGTACACTGTTACCTGATGGTGGGATGGTATTCTCTTCTTTTGGCGGAAGCAGAGTTATCGTAATGACATATGATGATAAGACTTCAGAcatgttaaaacatttcaaaatagatAAATTTGGTAGTACGTGTGATGTAATATCAATTGGTAATGATTCAATTGCAGTTACATCTGGTGACTCATACGAAATTAATATAATCGACATAAAGAACAACAAACTGaaagaaacaataaaattaaagtcATTCAATTATGGAGTGGCATACAAAGATGGACAATTGATTTATAGTGCCAGGGAAAAAGGACTACAGGCGATTAGTCTTAGTGATAAATCCATTACTGATATTACCAATATCCGACTCCCAGGCTTTGCGTATGTTACAATATTCAatgacaaactttttttcacaaACACTAGCAATCACAGTGTAACATGTTGTGATTTCCATGGTAACCTACTGTGGATGTTCTATGATGAAAGTATTCTGACATCCCCACTGGGTATTTCCGCAGACAATGATGGTAACGTGTTTGTAGTGGGATTCGGTACTAATAATGTGGTCGCCATCTCTCCTGATGGACAACGTTACAGACAACTTTTATCACGTGATGATGGACTGATGAATCCAACAGTTCTGCACTATGACACATCTACTAATAAGTTATTAGTCGCAAATTTCCGTGAAGAGGCGTTTGTGTTCCAAGTTCAATGA